CATAAGCTTGGCGAATGGATACGCCGGTGATGCGCGGTCTTAAGGTTAAATGGTTTGTGGTAAGTACCCTGACTCAGGGTTGGTTCAGGCCCTGAACCAACGAGCGCCAACAAATAGTCTATAAAGTCTATAACTTTTAaacgagaaaaaaatatccttattttctttagtaggctttcataaaaaagataaatcatactttaatctaaaatatgttttgtcactaacacactttacaatatttgacattgacagagaGTGACACAAcaatgctttaacttttttatgaataacagggctAGTGTGGACaatgttgtaataaaattataacccGTTTTGTCTAGTTGTACACTCAATAGATtgatattgaattaatttacatatctGTACGTTAATATCAATAACGGTTTTAATCAAACATAATGCTGATCAGGTAGTTTgatcatttattaattgataaaagaaaatagtaaCATTTAGGTTGTCATAgacttatttattagaaacttACAGTAGATGTGCAAGAGTCTACAcagacatataataaatactatctATACAGagacatataataaatactatctATACATGTGTGATAATGTAaacaattataacaaaaaaatacagaaatttaCCTTAATCATATCGAATAAATTACGCgttcaacaataataatataaattaacaacaaataactttaaattttaacataaatagcTACTTACCTGTATAGAAGATCTTCCAAGTACAAAAAATTCCaagaacattttaattgaGAGGGTGTTTCTTTGGGAGAAGATGTGCAACTTCTTGGCATGCACTGTCAATATCTtcataatgatatttaaagCCATATTCTATCACCCTTTTTGGAGTTACATGCTGTCCCTTTGTCATTATCATAGCTCTTTCAGGGTGCAGTAGATAGTCCAGCATTGCTTCTGGCACGGGTATTACGGCAGGGCGACGTAGTGCTTTGGCGAAAGActgaaatagataaacaaacatcAATAATTGTTTCTGGAGTAGAAAATATTGAACTGCCATCTAGTTATTGGGTCAACTTCAACTTATAATATGATATGGTACTGTGGCCATAGATCCTAGAggccacaaagtaggcaacgcgcATGTGAGACACATGATGTTGCAAGtgttgataggctgtggttACCAAATACCATGTTTATCTGCTTGCCAGCttggtgaaaaaaaatattgcaggagcattttataaaaaagtttccttgattttagataaatataatgagaattaaaaatgttaatttagaatttttgttatGGATGAAGTTAGTATCACACAAGtccaataaatacaaacattttagaaatgtaacttgtacaaaaataaaaaaagaaaaatattcggGGTAACATTTTCAGCTCCTTAGTTAGGTAATTTGCGAAGCCTTTAATTGATTGAACAATTGGCATGCATTTGTATTACTGTAACATTGTATCAGTCAGTAGTTATGTAtcagtaggtaaataaaaaatagaaaagtaatAATTGAGGCGGGGGCACATTAGGTATATACCGCATGCTATTTTTCTGCCACCATAATatacaagtatttttaatgttgttcGGGAAACGTACTTGTGTAAATTCTTCATTTGTTATAACCTGAGGAGCAACGCCATTTAGTACTCCACTAACATTATCATTCTCAATGGCAAAGATAATGAGACGTGTGAGATCTTTTATATGAATCCAAGGAAGGTATTGTTTGCCAGTTCCAATGCGGCCACCGACCCCAAGGAAAAATggcaaaaacatatttttgatcaTTCCTCCCCATCGACCTAGGACGGCACCAGACCTAATAATGACCTAAAAATAAAGGCAAATCAGAATTTTTATGCaataagttatataattatgtagaaATAGACCATAACCACAACTGAGTGTCTGAAAAAAAGACTAAAAAATCTGCAATGttatcttcaaatttttaacacaCTCAAAAGGAAATAAAGAAGCATGTGACACGGCTGTAGTTGTCAAAATCTGTTGgactattttgatgaaaattggtacctatgtaatattttttggcatATTTATTAgtcaatgaataaaaaatatctttgcttttttggaaataata
This portion of the Plodia interpunctella isolate USDA-ARS_2022_Savannah chromosome 10, ilPloInte3.2, whole genome shotgun sequence genome encodes:
- the LOC128673232 gene encoding epimerase family protein SDR39U1 isoform X2: MPGANNISWSQLEVTGLPKKTYAVVNCAGQQFMDFTKTWTPGFKQNVQNSRVFTTRALAKAINLSQDKPKVYVLVTGVGAYEPSDCNQYDESSPTTGIDFFSRLVVEWEKAANVDPPVRLVIIRSGAVLGRWGGMIKNMFLPFFLGVGGRIGTGKQYLPWIHIKDLTRLIIFAIENDNVSGVLNGVAPQVITNEEFTQSFAKALRRPAVIPVPEAMLDYLLHPERAMIMTKGQHVTPKRVIEYGFKYHYEDIDSACQEVAHLLPKKHPLN